Proteins encoded within one genomic window of Streptomyces sp. NBC_01314:
- a CDS encoding flavin-containing monooxygenase: MAEQGQARREQGPHVRVAVVGSGFGGLGAAVRLRREGITDFVVLERAGSVGGTWRDNDYPGCACDVPSHLYSFSFATDYAWPRAFSGQEHIRAYLEHVTDVFGLRSHIRFDSEVLRMAWNGERLCWEMETSSGPLSADFVVSATGPLSDPRIPTEAELPGLGSFPGKVFHSARWDHGYDLRGKRVAMIGTGASAAQIVPAIQPEVGRLTLFQRTPPWVLPRVDRGIGGVERWLHRQLPFTAQARRGLLWGMRELQVQAFTKRPKVLGVVEGVAKRNLARTVKDPELRARLTPDYRIGCKRILLSNTYYPALTRPNVDVVASGLAKVDGSTLVAADGSAAEVDAIVFGTGFHVTDMPIADRVVGADGRTLAEAWADGGMRSLRGASAAGFPNWMTIIGPNTGLGNSSMILMIESQLNYMADFVRQLDVLGGRVALDARPAAVAAWNQRVQKRMERTVWNTGGCTSWYLDANGRNTTVWPGTTTEFRGATRRVDLSEYAVLRAARQGTENEETPRKGDTVKVEAGA; the protein is encoded by the coding sequence ATGGCCGAGCAGGGGCAGGCGCGGCGGGAACAAGGGCCGCATGTGCGGGTGGCGGTGGTCGGGTCCGGGTTCGGCGGGCTCGGGGCGGCCGTGCGGCTGCGGCGCGAGGGGATCACCGACTTCGTCGTCCTGGAGCGGGCCGGTTCCGTCGGCGGCACCTGGCGGGACAACGACTACCCGGGGTGCGCCTGTGACGTGCCGTCCCACCTGTACTCGTTCTCGTTCGCGACCGACTACGCGTGGCCGCGCGCCTTCTCCGGGCAGGAGCACATCCGGGCCTATCTGGAGCATGTGACGGATGTCTTCGGGCTGCGGTCTCATATTCGCTTCGACTCCGAGGTGCTGAGGATGGCCTGGAACGGGGAGCGGTTGTGCTGGGAGATGGAGACCAGCAGTGGGCCGCTGTCCGCCGACTTCGTCGTATCCGCCACCGGGCCGCTCTCCGATCCGAGGATTCCCACCGAGGCCGAGCTGCCGGGGCTCGGCTCGTTCCCCGGCAAGGTCTTCCACTCCGCTCGCTGGGACCACGGCTACGACCTGCGCGGCAAGCGGGTCGCGATGATCGGTACGGGGGCCTCCGCGGCCCAGATCGTGCCGGCGATCCAGCCCGAGGTGGGCCGGCTGACCCTCTTCCAGCGGACCCCGCCGTGGGTGCTGCCGCGGGTCGACCGGGGCATCGGCGGCGTCGAGCGGTGGCTGCACCGGCAGCTGCCCTTCACCGCGCAGGCCCGGCGCGGACTGCTGTGGGGCATGCGGGAGTTGCAGGTGCAGGCCTTCACCAAGCGGCCCAAGGTGCTGGGCGTGGTGGAGGGGGTGGCGAAGCGGAACCTGGCCCGGACCGTCAAGGACCCGGAGCTGCGCGCCCGGCTCACCCCCGACTACCGCATCGGCTGCAAGCGCATCCTGCTGTCCAACACCTACTATCCGGCGCTCACCCGGCCGAACGTCGACGTGGTCGCCTCCGGGCTGGCCAAGGTCGACGGCTCCACGCTCGTCGCCGCCGACGGGTCCGCCGCCGAGGTCGACGCGATCGTCTTCGGCACCGGGTTCCACGTCACCGACATGCCCATCGCCGACCGGGTCGTGGGCGCCGACGGCCGGACCCTCGCCGAGGCCTGGGCGGACGGCGGGATGCGGTCGCTGCGCGGGGCGTCGGCCGCAGGGTTCCCGAACTGGATGACGATCATCGGGCCCAACACGGGCCTCGGGAACTCCAGCATGATCCTGATGATCGAGTCACAGCTCAACTACATGGCGGACTTCGTACGGCAGTTGGACGTGCTGGGCGGCCGGGTCGCCCTGGACGCCCGGCCCGCCGCCGTGGCGGCCTGGAACCAGCGGGTCCAGAAGCGCATGGAACGCACGGTCTGGAACACGGGTGGCTGCACGAGCTGGTATCTCGACGCGAACGGCCGCAACACGACGGTCTGGCCGGGCACGACGACCGAGTTCCGGGGCGCGACCCGGCGGGTCGATCTGAGCGAGTACGCGGTGCTGCGGGCGGCTCGGCAGGGTACGGAGAACGAGGAGACGCCCAGGAAGGGCGACACGGTGAAGGTGGAGGCCGGAGCGTGA
- a CDS encoding alpha/beta fold hydrolase produces MTRLTHVKNGPYAPPVAARELAAVSADGARLHVEVHGPEGAPAVVLVHGWTCSTAYWAAQVRDLAVDHRVVVYDQRGHGRSPASAVCSADALADDLEAVLAAALAPGEKAVLAGHSMGGMTLMAAAGRPGFREHAAAVLLCSTGSSKLVAESLVVPMRPGRVRTWLTRQVLGSRAPLGPVTPVSRRILKYATMGPGSSPVMVEACARIVHACPARVRHAWSHVLASLDLDHGVGELTVPTAVVVGTADRMTPPVHARALAAALPDCVGVSELTGVGHMAPVEAPEAVTARIRGLVTTYATTCATTERDELEEAGA; encoded by the coding sequence GTGACCCGACTGACCCATGTGAAGAACGGGCCCTACGCGCCCCCCGTCGCCGCGAGGGAGTTGGCGGCCGTGTCCGCCGACGGGGCACGGCTGCACGTCGAGGTCCATGGACCCGAGGGTGCGCCCGCGGTGGTGCTGGTGCACGGCTGGACGTGTTCGACGGCGTACTGGGCGGCGCAGGTCCGGGACCTCGCCGTCGACCACCGGGTCGTCGTCTATGACCAGCGCGGCCACGGCCGCAGTCCCGCCTCCGCCGTGTGCAGCGCGGACGCCCTCGCCGACGATCTGGAGGCGGTGCTCGCGGCGGCGCTCGCGCCGGGCGAGAAGGCGGTGCTGGCCGGGCACTCCATGGGCGGGATGACGCTGATGGCGGCCGCCGGACGGCCGGGCTTCCGGGAGCACGCGGCGGCGGTCCTGCTGTGCAGCACGGGCAGTTCGAAGCTGGTCGCCGAGTCGCTGGTCGTGCCGATGCGGCCGGGGCGGGTGCGCACCTGGCTCACCCGGCAGGTCCTCGGCTCGCGGGCGCCGCTCGGGCCGGTCACGCCGGTCTCCCGACGGATCCTCAAGTACGCGACGATGGGCCCCGGTTCGTCGCCGGTGATGGTCGAGGCGTGCGCGCGGATCGTGCACGCCTGCCCGGCCAGGGTGCGGCACGCCTGGTCGCACGTCCTCGCCTCGCTCGATCTCGACCACGGCGTAGGGGAGTTGACGGTACCGACGGCCGTGGTCGTGGGCACGGCGGACCGGATGACCCCGCCCGTGCACGCGCGGGCGCTGGCCGCCGCGCTGCCCGACTGCGTGGGCGTGAGCGAGCTGACCGGGGTCGGACACATGGCGCCGGTGGAGGCGCCGGAGGCGGTCACCGCCCGGATACGCGGGCTCGTGACGACGTACGCGACGACGTGTGCGACGACCGAGCGGGACGAGTTGGAAGAGGCGGGCGCATGA
- a CDS encoding SDR family oxidoreductase produces MSNGSTLEGRVAVVTGAARGVGELLARKLSVRGVKVALVGLEPDELKRASERLYGDSEFWHADVTDHEAMARVAAEVKERFGRVDIVVANAGVANSGPFVDSDPESWRRVIEVNLVGSAVTGRAFLPALIESRGYLLQIASLAAITPAPMMTAYCASKAGVEAYAHCLRAEVAHQGVGVGVGYLSWTDTDMVRGADKDEALRELRERLPWPAGKTYPLGPAVDRLVAGIERRSSHVYGQWWLRGMQGVRGYLPGLIGTFAPREVRRMEPRLRGVAKGLVGAGGAADERTRGVGEPDPR; encoded by the coding sequence ATGAGCAACGGCAGCACCTTGGAGGGGCGGGTCGCGGTCGTCACCGGGGCCGCGCGGGGCGTCGGGGAACTCCTCGCGCGCAAGCTCTCGGTGCGTGGGGTGAAGGTCGCGCTCGTCGGCCTCGAACCGGACGAGCTGAAGCGGGCGTCGGAACGGCTGTACGGGGACAGCGAGTTCTGGCACGCCGACGTCACCGACCACGAGGCCATGGCGCGGGTCGCGGCGGAGGTGAAGGAGCGGTTCGGGCGGGTCGACATCGTCGTCGCCAACGCGGGCGTCGCGAACAGCGGGCCCTTCGTCGACTCCGACCCGGAGTCCTGGCGGCGGGTCATCGAGGTCAACCTCGTCGGATCGGCCGTCACCGGGCGGGCGTTCCTGCCGGCGCTGATCGAGAGCCGGGGCTATCTGCTGCAGATCGCCTCGCTCGCCGCGATCACTCCGGCGCCGATGATGACGGCGTACTGCGCGTCCAAGGCGGGCGTCGAGGCGTACGCGCACTGTCTGCGTGCCGAGGTTGCGCACCAGGGGGTGGGTGTCGGCGTCGGGTATCTGTCCTGGACCGACACGGACATGGTGCGTGGCGCCGACAAGGACGAGGCGCTGCGGGAGTTGCGGGAGCGGCTGCCGTGGCCGGCCGGGAAGACGTATCCGCTGGGGCCGGCCGTGGACCGGCTCGTCGCCGGGATCGAACGGCGGTCCAGCCATGTGTACGGGCAGTGGTGGCTGCGGGGGATGCAGGGCGTACGCGGGTATCTCCCCGGGCTCATAGGGACGTTCGCGCCGCGCGAGGTGCGGCGGATGGAGCCGCGGCTGCGTGGGGTGGCCAAGGGGCTGGTGGGGGCCGGTGGGGCCGCGGACGAGCGGACGCGGGGGGTCGGGGAGCCGGACCCCCGATGA